In Aedes albopictus strain Foshan chromosome 3, AalbF5, whole genome shotgun sequence, the genomic window TACTGAGCTGCGCGGTCTTAGGTGAGATGAGACGAAGGACGAGGCCGCCGAAAGGGGTAGGTTTGCTGTGCGCGCGATTGACGAACACTGACGCGCGAGGAGTGCGAACGGACGACGACCGGATAGACGACGAATCAAGCGTGCGCCGGCTGCCAGCTCTTTGTCGATGTCTCTGTTTTTTTCTGCCTCCTCATCCTCGTCGTCCAACCCCAGGCCTGGCAGACAACAGTTCGAACCGACATAATTAGAGTGATTAGCCCAGTTTAGCGGAAGATTAGTCGAAAGTTGAAAGTGTTTGTTTTTCGAGGAATTTGAAGCGATTTGTGGCATGGCATGACGACGGCGATCGACTCGCCTCTCATGAGAGACACGCAGGCGAGcgatgaggacgacgacgacgaggttgACTCGACTGTGATGAATTCATTGTTATGCGGGTCATTGAGTGGACGTATAAATTCAGTCGTCAGGTGCGGATGGATGGcttcaaaattaaaaattcaaatgCGATGTTATTGGGCTGTCAAATTAGGTTCGGGGCGGCCTACGTGTAAGGTAATGTACGCACGCTGCTGTGGGAAATCTTCGGAGAATTTATAGGAATGTTTGGAAGGGGAgtgctttcacagttattaaggtCGAACCTCTAGTGCTAAAATgatttttatcaattttgtttCAGATTTCAATCACTGatttacagtcattgcacaattatgggtcactctgtcacaattattagtcagacagttcaccatgcaattcaaatggaattgacccataattgtgggtgacccatgattgtgctatgactgtactgcAGAATTTGTTTGTTGCTTCTATGATTATTCTGTTGTACCTCTCCTAAAAATTgcgtttcgagggaaatcctccgaggatttcgagggaaatcctccgaggatttcgagggaaatcctccgaggatttcgagggaaatccttccaggatttcgagggaaatccttccaggatttcgagggaaatccttccaggatttcgagggaaatccttccaggatttcgagggaaatccttccaggatttcgagggaaatacttccaggatttcgagggaaatccttccaggatttcgagggaaatccttccaggatttcgagggaaatccttccaggatttcgagggaaatccttccaggatttcaagggaaatccttccaggatttcgaaggaaatccttccaggatttcgagggaaatccttcaaggatttcgagggaaatccttccaggatttcgagggaaatccttccaggatttcgagggaaatccttccaggatttcgagggaaatccttccaggatttcgagggaaatccttccaggatttcgagggaaatccttccaggatttcgagggaaatccttccaggatttcgagggaaatccttccaggatttcgagggaaatccttccaggatNNNNNNNNNNNNNNNNNNNNNNNNNNNNNNNNNNNNNNNNNNNNNNNNNNNNNNNNNNNNNNNNNNNNNNNNNNNNNNNNNNNNNNNNNNNNNNNNNNNNNNNNNNNNNNNNNNNNNNNNNNNNNNNNNNNNNNNNNNNNNNNNNNNNNNNNNNNNNNNNNNNNNNNNNNNNNNNNNNNNNNNNNNNNNNNNNNNNNNNNNNNNNNNNNNNNNNNNNNNNNNNNNNNNNNNNNNNNNNNNNNNNNNNNNNNNNNNNNNNNNNNNNNNNNNNNNNNNNNNNNNNNNNNNNNNNNNNNNNNNNNNNNNNNNNNNNNNNNNNNNNNNNNNNNNNNNNNNNNNNNNNNNNNNNNNNNNNNNNNNNNNNNNNNNNNNNNNNNNNNNNNNNNNNNNNNNNNNNNNNNNNNNNNNNNNNNNNNNNNNNNNNNNNNNNNNNNNNNNNNNNNNNNNNNNNNNNNNNNNNNNNNNNNNNNNNNNNNNNNNNNNNNNNNNNNNNNNNNNNNCATTTAAGGCCTTTTGCAGGGATTAATCCAGCAAATATTTAGCGATTTTTTTCCGATATTTATCTAAGGATATCTCGTAGCATTCTTATTAGGATTAAACTCATAACTTCTTCTGaaactcttctagggatttttgctggaattcctcccggtatttcattcaggatttttaCTGAGATTGTTTCAAgcattgttctaggaattccgccaaggattccttccgggattctttcaaagattccttcctagTTGTGTCCCAgtaatccttgtggaattccattCGGGATTCTCCAtgggttattcctgggattttcttaatgattttcccgggattcattttgatttttttttttcaaagtttgcgTCAGGgactccttcattgattcctccccgGATTTTTATTGGGGActttttccgagatttttcccaggaattttgtcgagattctttcagaattattccagggattccattaggtATTTCTCGTAGGATTGATGTTATCCGGAATTTCCTAATCGAATACTCCCGAGATTTTTCTTAGAAATGTTGCTTTAGTTGCCGTCAAGacgtcttccagggatttctgttcTTTCGGACCGAGGATATCCCTGAGATTTCGGACCGAGGATTCTTTGAGagtcattccgagattccttcttTGGTTTGTCCGGGGTTCTTTAAtagattccactagggatttcatTTCTAGGATTACTTCCGGGATCGCTTCTGGAATTGATTCCGAAATTGCTTCAGTTCTTTATCTTAAGGTTCCTCTAAAGGTTTCTCCCGAAgttcattccgatttttttcctgggattccttccgatagtcgattaggggttcctccagcagtttcttcaggaattcctttcgggttcTCTTCGCCGGTTTCCTTTCGAAATTATTTTATTGATTCTTTCCCAGCTTTCgccaggtattcctcccggaatttctcccaggagttcGACCGGGACTTTTCAAGCatgctttcagaaactcctctttgGAATCATTCCTTGATTATTcgcgggattcctttagaaatttctccaaagattccttcaaaaattcctttcaaaagatttttttttttccaaagattttttttttattaatgtgtattttagcttacagctaattctacactattccagagagggctgaaagtctctctaataaagacaaatcaatcaatcaactattccagagattcatcccggGATGTTTCCtggtctttctccaggaactccttcagggattttttaggaTACTTTCCCGCATTTTTCGGGATTTCTGTCCTGGTAgcgttactccaggaaatccttccaaaattccttccacgatttgttccagaatttctttagatatgTGTATCGGGAATTatccgagattttttcagggattcctctcaaaattcttttaggaattttttcagtgattctttaagggattcatctcgaaatttctacaatgataaCTTTAGGGCTCTTTCTCCGACTTCCAATAGGGATTTTTTTAGGTATTACTCAAGGAAtcttacatggattcctccaaagaatatTTCGTAGATTCATCCCGAacattcttcaggcatttctgccggaatttcttaaaaactacCTGCTGGATTATCCCAGGGATTCTTTTCGGGATTTTCCCGATatccctctctggattcctctttggattctttccaggattatCCCCGGCAATCGTCCCAGAattatctgaaatattttttgaggaatatctcccGTGGTTCCTTTCGGTattgctcctagaatttctttcttGATGTTTCTGAATTTGTATTCTTCCAGATAATTATTTCTTTTTTTCAAGTTTATAAACAGacactcctgaagaattcttgggaaaaattacaggagaaatccagaGATGAAGTTCGTTCGAAATATCACGGAAAACTTTGACAGGAATTCCGGGATACCTTAAAAGAAATCCCGATGGGAGCTccgagagaaatcctggaagaaaaatcccatgaggaatgcctaccgaaatcccaaaagaaacttcagATGCAACCTTGGGAGCAATCTTAACAGAAACTCTAAGACATCCCTGAAAACATCTGGCCGAAATTATGGGAAAAACACACCAAAAACCCCTATTCcgaattctgaaggaactcagGGGCAGTGacaattccctaacctcaaatctacctgttcaacgaatataaattctttaaattttctgaacaaattggtttgtaattttcagaaaatgacgagaatagccgtttccgTCCATTTGCAATTTGTTTCTGATCCTGAATCCTTCGCAATTGCatgttttagggtcgttgaataGGTAAAaaatgaggttacgagacgccactgctcGGGAGGAAAAATCCCATTAGACACTCCTGAAGAAGTCTTGGtagaaattccagggtaaatccaGACAGAAATTTTGGGCGGAAAAGCACGCGGAACTTCGATATGAATACCGGGAAACCTTTAAAAGAAATCCCGGTAGGAGCTCCGagaaaaatcccatgaggaatgcctagcgaaatcccgagaaaaacttcaaaagaaattctaggaaaacccCCGAAAGGAACTCCCGAAAAATCCCTAGGCCTAGAAGAAACACACCTGAAACTCCTATTGAAGTTTCTGGAGGAGCtataaaagaaattccagaagaacttctagaaaaaaagcaCGAAGAACACCAGCAGAAACCCCGGAAGGAACCCTAGAAAATATCCTCTTAGAGATTTCTCGAGTAGAACTTCtaagaaatccaaagaaaaatacAAGTAAAgaatttaggagaaattcctaataaaCTCCTTTTGtaagaatccaggaggattccaagACAGTAAATACATTTGGAACATCCACGCTTATCAACTGTTTCTGTAAACGcttaaaaaaactcttggaaatgTGAAAATGGAGTAATGGTATTCGGAGAAGTGTAATTATCGTAAATTTTTCATTAAGTGTTGCCAAACTTACGGTAGTTCTTTACTAGCTGCAGCACTGCTCTCCTCCACCGACGAAGCTGCCGGAACTGGCTTTGTCTTGGACTTGCCCACCAACACAGAAGGAACGACGTCCGGCTTTTGCTTCCTTACTGCCGCAGCAGCCAGCGCTTcccgttgctgctgttgctgtcggAACTGTTTGGCTGCCTGAAGCCGAGCCGCCGCTCGTATATTGCTTCGTGGCCGTGAAGAATCTCGTACGAATCCCGATACCACTTTGATTTTTGCTTTTATCGAAGGCGTCGACGGAACGGATGTTACCGGAGCCGGTGGTTCCAACGGCTTCGATGATGATTTGGTCGACTTCTTAGCACTACCGGATCGGCTGGTCTTGGAAAATGAGTCCTTTTTCAGAGGACTTGCGGCTGGACTTGAAAGTTTCTTTGGCGATTCTTCGAACAGTAAGATTGGATCTTGCGTTTCCAGACAGATTCTTCGATCCTCCATCACAATGTTGAACTTCTTCATGGGTAGCACTTCCACGGAACGTCTCCCGGAAGTCTGTCCCTTCTTATCGTTGTATTCTAACCGCACAAACGATTTGCACTCGCTGTCATCATAACACGATCCCATCGAACACTCATTATAAGCGAAGTCTTCATCATCCTCACTTTCACTCATCACTTCCGGTTTAGGAACCTGCTGCGGCGGATCCGGTGCCTTCGCCTCTTCCAAAGAAAGATTCTCCTTGTTCGAGTCGGGTGTTCCCTTCGATTTGTCTGACTCCGCGATGACGACCCGCTCCGGACTCTGAAAGGCGTACACCGGTTTCCGGTCCGGATCCAAATCCGGAATGTCCGGTGTGCACCGTAGACGCGATAGGTTCTCACTTTCGTACGTTCCTTCGATTATCTGGTCCTTCCGAGGGGTCAGTATCCTCTGGACATCTTGCTCGGTAATGGGAATCAAGGAACGGGGCGATTTCCGAATAACTTCCGGTTTCCGTTTGGGAGAGTGCTTTTTAGGTATCACAGGAAGGATCTTCTCCAGAAGGACCACTTTACGCGGGGTGGGATTTTTTCGCTTGGAGGAAGCGGACGGGGCTAGACGCATCGGCGGAACAGGAGGTGGTGCTACTTTCGGAACAGGTTCCTTCCGAGCGACGATCACCTTCCTTGACTTGAACCCAGGAGGAGCGACGAATTTTCGTTCGGTCTTCTTCAGTGGAGCGGGTTTTGCGTTCTTCATACGGGCAATGGTGCGCTGCTTTTTGGCTTCCAGCTCGGCCTGTTGCTGCCTACGAGCTTCCGCGGCATTAAGGTACAGAGTAGATGTTTTCACGGGACTAGGCATGGAGAACACGGGTTGTTCTTTAACCGGGGTATTCTCCGGGGAGCTTGCATCACTGGAGCTGGATTCCGACGACGATccagaactgctggaagaatctgaGGACGAGACACTCACATTCGCTTCATGATCTTCGTCTTTTTGAGGGCTGCTTTCGGGATTTGGAGCCACTTCCGGTTGAGGTGGCGGCTCTTCTTCCATCTGCTTTTCCAGTGACACTTCTCCGACCTCTGGTTGCTGCTTTCTCCGTTCGCCATGCAACATGGCCTCAATATTTTTATCCAGATCTTCGGACTCATCCGGCTTGTAGTAGGAACTTCCGGATGAGTAATCCGTTCGCCGAGAGCTGAAGCCACCGGTTCCGCCAACGCTATGCGGACTAACCGAATTGATGGATTTGGGAGTACTGATCAAACCCGGAGTGATTGGAAAATTGGGCGTGTGAATGTCGCCCGATTTCTTGATCGAGGAATTCGCTTCCATACCTTCGCGGACAATCTTTACCAAAGGCGTGTTTTCAATCTGATTCGGCATCAGGAAGCGAGGTGTTATTGGAATGCTCGCCAAATCCGCTTTGAATGGGGTTTCGAGGAACAACGAGGTCCCAAAGGAGCAATCAACTGCCGTGACAGAGGGAGCCTTTTCCGGTGGAGTTTCCAGACTGTCGGAGGTGGTGTTGGCTGCAGAAGCCGATTGCTCTTGCTCCTTACGGACATATTCTGCGCTGGATTTCTTTGCCAGAAGTTTTGGATGATCTTTCACAGGTTTTGGCACCGGTTCCGGGGGTGTCTCCTCCACTTGAGATAAGGAACTTTCATCTACTTTAACCGGTGTTTCCGGTTCTGGTTCCGGTTGTGCTTCTGATTTTGGCTCGGGTATTGGTTCCGGCACTGGTGCAACCTCTTCGATCGATTCCGGTTCCTTGATCTGTTTCACTTCCACCACCGTAGTCTTCTCAACCACTTCAACCACCACCACCTTATCCTCCACCACGGCTACCACTTCCGTTTCCTTCACTTCCTCCTTCTCAACCACTTGCCTCTTCCGTGGACTACTCGTCCTCCGTTTTTTCGCCGATTTCTCCCCCTTGGACAACCTCCGTTTCGGACTCACCTTGGCCGGAGTTTTCTTTCTAGGAGTGATTTTGACGTAGATCTTGCTTCCCTGTTTTTTGTCATCCTCGTCGACTTCTTTAGCCGGAGTTTTCCCCTTGGTCGGCGTTTTGGTGGGAGACTTTTCCGTTTCCGGTTTCTTCGTCGAGGCCAGTGCGTCCTCCAGCATCTGCGCGTGGATTTCGGTAATACTATTATCGGTTCTATCCATCGACTCCAGCGATTCGTCCTCCTTGGCCGGCGTCGTGATCGGTTCATCCGGGGAAACTGGAGTGACCTTCCGCTTGACCGCTTTTTTGACAGTCGGTTTCTTGCGCCGCTTCGAAGCCGGTGTCTTAGTGGTTTTCTGCAGCCGTTGTTCCTCCATCAGTCGCAGATGCTGATCGAAGTTGGACTTGGACACCGACCGGATCCGGCGCCATTCTTCCATTTCCGAGTCGTTGATCAGTATCCGAGGCGGGGGAATCTTCCGCTGCACTTCCTCCACGGCTTGGGAGGGAATTTCGACCATGGGTTTGGGGGCTTCCTCGAGGGTCGTGGCCGTGGCTTCCTCGCTGGTCGATCGAGACAAAACACGGACGCACGTTCGAGGATCTTTGGCTACGCGAGGCGTGTTTGAGACGGAGTTCGGATTCAGAGCAGGACCGGAAGCGGGCTTGATGTCTTCGATCagcttttcgggggttttggatgGTTCCTGTTTGATGCTGGTCTCGAGGATGGGATTGAGGCGCTCCACCGCCAGAGCTGGGATACGACTGGGTCGCGCATCGACTGACGGAGGGGCAGAACCGGGAGTTGACACCCGGGCGGAAGTTCCAGTTGCCAAGGGCGATTGTTTGGCAGGTGTGTGGAAATTCAGAATCCGGATGTGAGATGCTTTGCGACTGGGAGTGGAGTTGCTGCGGACTTTGGTGTTCAGGATGAAATTGTGCTGAGGAGTGGCGCGGACTTCCACTTTGGGAATCATCTCGACAGCGGTTTCGGTAGTTGGGGGGACGACTTCCGGTTTGGGAATCACAGGAACAAACGACGAACAGATTCGGTTGATGGCGGTAGTTGTCGCGGTTGATGTATACGAGCTGCTAACGGCTGACGTGGTAACGAAAGCGTTCGCCGTAGTACTGATGATTGAGGTCTCCGAGGAAGAGGATGGAAATATAAGGAACTTATCGGGACTAGGTTCGGCCACATAGGAGACGGTCGGATTGCTTACGGATGGCTCTAGCGCCGAAGACGGGTAAGCGTTGAAATATACCGGAAGCTGATTATTCGACTCGAGATAACAACTCGGAACATTGATGAAATAGGTTTGTTCCGGAATACCGGTTCCGGTGATGGGAATTAAAGTGCTTGACGGTTGTGACGCTCCAAATGAATCCGTCAGGCTGGTCACTGATTGCTGCGCGGGGAACTGCAACTGGTTGATATCGACCAACTTGGTAGTGTTGTCCGGTTGAATAACGTAGAATTGGGTGGTTGAAGTCATAGGGACAGGTTGATCGGCTGCAGGTTGAACTTCCGTCGGAACGATCGTCGTTTCCGGTGGTATATTCGAGCTTTCCGAAACCGGCGCAGCTGGTTCAACCTTCACAACAGTCACCGCTGCTGGCTGAGATTTCTCCACGTCCaacccttccgggattcctccatagtACGGAACATCCGAAATGACCTTCACCTTTTTAGTAGATCGCTTCGCTGAAGCTGGGTTGTAGTTCTTTCTGCAGGTTTTCCGAAGTCTATCTTTCAACGGCGTCTCCGGTGGAGGAGTCGTCGTCGTTTCATCCTCTTCGTTTCCGTTCTGCGTCTTGACTGCCTTACTGCTGATATCGTCCAGAATATCATCGAAGACCGGATCTTTCACAGCACTGTTCACAATATTCGAGATCAACTCGTCAAAATTGAAATTGAACGATTGACATTCTTGAGTCTTGGGTTCGCtctccaccaccaccacctccttaACCGGTGGCTCTTCTCTAACGACACTTGTACCTTCCTTAGGATCCGTTTGGGTACTCATAGACGATTCCAGTCCCTTGTTAATCAAATCTGCAATCTTCTCCGGATAGTTCTCATTCTCCAAAAGCGTCTGGGAAAACAAATCAATCGAAGGAAACTTCCTCACGTCCAGCGGATCCTCTTCTGCCTCTCCCTTGTCCTGTCCGTCCTCCTCCTCCCCGTCATCCTCCCGACCGGATTCCTGCGTACTATCGTCTCCCCTATCCTCGATCGGCGATATATGCGACAAATTGGACAGATTCCTGCCGCTATCATTCAACACGATGAACGCAGGCGCCGCATTAAGGCACACTCGCTTCTGCTGCGGCTCGCCCACTTCCGGTGTGCTGCTCGAAAGCGACGGATGTGGCGATGGGGCACCTCGCTTCCGCTTGGCGGCGCCCACTGCCGACTTTCGGAACTCCTTTTTGGCCCCGTCATCGAGAGATTTCCTACCGTGACGCAGTTGCTTCACGAGCGTCAGAACGCGATCCACCTTTTTAACCAGCGGCAGATCCGGCTGGATGTCCAACTCCACACCGTGCCTTTCCACGAATTGGTCCACTGGAAATAGaagaacaaataaaaataaagttaatCCACTCGTATCTTGAAGCAGATTCTGTCTTGGTGGGTTTGTAATGATTAGCTTGAGCGTTTGCTTGATTGACCATGACCACCCGTTCTTATTACCTCAGTATCGTCAAATAAACTGCGCTTAAACAATGGACATACACAGATATCTGCTTCGAATTAACCGGCAACTTTAGTGCGTCGTAAGTGCTATTGAACTTATATATTTAGGCGATCGTATCGTTATAAACGTCAGGACGCTATCAGATATAAGGTACCAGAAAGCTCGAGAGGCAGTTTAtcatccatttgggacatttgtgctatCTTATGAACACAAGCTTATTCATCATCTACCCGAGGAAGAGGGAAGGAATTAGGAATGGGATGGGACAGAATTATTATTTAGGATTAGGAATGGGAAAAGGACAGATAGGGGAATAGAATCTTCATTAACGCattagcgtaccacaatgggttcaaacagcatcctgaaaagggcactgtaataacgcatagatCGTAAAGAGAGTCAATAgtttttaccacagcgggtcagaacaatacaattttgtttgacgacattgTCGTAAATTCAACATGAAAATGCTGAAAATCCGTCGCTGACCCTTAAACTATTCCAGTGTTGTTTGtgctgagtagcagcccaggtgttaatctgaagctttacccaacacttcgataccggaatagctggctcagggcgaATGAAGTCATGTGGTGCTTCAGTGCCAGCTTACTCATCAGTCAATTCATTTCcaacgatggaagaatggccagatacccatacaaggtgaacagcgtttgctgaattcagctcctcgatttgagttcgacaagcgataactatcttcgacctggagttggccgaagcaagtgctttaatagcagcctagctatctgaacagaagtatattactttgcccattacgtgctgctgaagtgtcgattgcactccgcacataaaagcaaagatttcggcctgaaaaacggtgcagtgtctaccaagtgaataagactgatacagccttagctcacgagaataatcaCCAGCACCTGcttgaccttcgagaagggagccatcagtgtaacatacgatgccgtctgaaatacttctctccagataaccagagtggacttcccgggaagggaatttcatagaaaatgtactatatggaaaattacaagcaattgtaagatcactcgggcccatatagccgaggcggtaaacgcacgggtattcagcatgaccatgctgagggtgacgggttcgattcatggtcgatccaggatcttttcgtaaaggaaatttcctagacttccttgggcatagaatatcttcgtgcctgccacacgatatacacatgcaaaatggtcattggcagaggaagctctcagttaataactgtggaagtgctcatagaacactaagctgagaagcaggctttgtcccagtgaggacgttacgccaagaagagagagagagaaagatcacttggagcaaggacaattttgtcttaattcaccaaaagtgggaacaacgaggtgtgtgttgatgtgcggttcacaggagtttcctctagtagaccgagttcCCGTAGACGgtaaatctaatctaatctaatctaatacatacgcagccagtacaagaaagcatcctggaaaataatcgggttagatttcGCCCaactatttttcttgtcaatattgaagctTGTGGCATATTAGAAATATGACATAAgcttcaaagcggccaggcctactgcgcagtatttaccgcaaagatgattcttggaAATGCCTCGACTTCTACATTTTATAACATTTTGTGTCGAAACAATTCTAGAACCTACAGGgatggaaggatgcgtggacataccgtaccaaacgctccatatTGCACGCAATTTAATACATGATTGAAATATAAATATTATTACAAATGTTATTGAGATTCATAGTTAAATAATGTATCTTGGAATGATCTCACCAATCTGTTGAGTTGCTTGTTTTCCAATGGTATACTTGAGGAACTTCCGACAGTTGATCATTTTCATATCTTGGAGCTGATCCTATTCAACGGCGGATGCTATGTTTACTATCATCACTTCACACTTTCACCGTGAATCTCCATCATCGCATTTTTGCTAAGCCATCACAATCAAATTTTCTTTTGGAGGATATTCTTACAGACCCATACACTTTTCTTAAACACGGTACGCTGTCCTCTCAACTTTCAGAGGAATCGACTATTTTTTTTAGCACGTCACCAGTTATGAAGTTTGATAACTTCTGGCAGCCTAACACTTGCGATCTCAACAGAAGAGGCATATTGAAAAGCAAGGCTTTTCCTATGTGTATCTGCCCACCACTAGCAAATTAGCAATCACTTAAAATAGCTTTCTGCTGGAAGCACCATCCGCGGAATCAATTTTTCACCAACCGAACTTCAGAAAAACAATCGAGGACGCTGTCGATCGCGATCCGTCTTCAGGCAGCCAGCCGCAAGTCATACAGGAAACACTTTTTGCGTAAAAGCTCTTCTGCAGGATATCAGAGGCAATCATTGTTGGTTGGGGTAATTATTGGGGTAATATATAAAACTCGCGGACACCccccgagtacccgtagacggtaaatgcaagaaagtgcttcttgtttgaaatgaatgtgtagtggagcaacgccaaagagaacttcgagcgctgccgtgggagttgaagagtacgctccagacatcgccattaggcacatcctttggagatggtctaattttgattggaccgttct contains:
- the LOC109431575 gene encoding titin isoform X1, encoding MEIIPNSYIARVVLAYLYEEKLNQTANEFCKASPYLREEREFVKKGFRPATCISLKLTALFREYGEIQQKVDQFVERHGVELDIQPDLPLVKKVDRVLTLVKQLRHGRKSLDDGAKKEFRKSAVGAAKRKRGAPSPHPSLSSSTPEVGEPQQKRVCLNAAPAFIVLNDSGRNLSNLSHISPIEDRGDDSTQESGREDDGEEEDGQDKGEAEEDPLDVRKFPSIDLFSQTLLENENYPEKIADLINKGLESSMSTQTDPKEGTSVVREEPPVKEVVVVESEPKTQECQSFNFNFDELISNIVNSAVKDPVFDDILDDISSKAVKTQNGNEEDETTTTPPPETPLKDRLRKTCRKNYNPASAKRSTKKVKVISDVPYYGGIPEGLDVEKSQPAAVTVVKVEPAAPVSESSNIPPETTIVPTEVQPAADQPVPMTSTTQFYVIQPDNTTKLVDINQLQFPAQQSVTSLTDSFGASQPSSTLIPITGTGIPEQTYFINVPSCYLESNNQLPVYFNAYPSSALEPSVSNPTVSYVAEPSPDKFLIFPSSSSETSIISTTANAFVTTSAVSSSYTSTATTTAINRICSSFVPVIPKPEVVPPTTETAVEMIPKVEVRATPQHNFILNTKVRSNSTPSRKASHIRILNFHTPAKQSPLATGTSARVSTPGSAPPSVDARPSRIPALAVERLNPILETSIKQEPSKTPEKLIEDIKPASGPALNPNSVSNTPRVAKDPRTCVRVLSRSTSEEATATTLEEAPKPMVEIPSQAVEEVQRKIPPPRILINDSEMEEWRRIRSVSKSNFDQHLRLMEEQRLQKTTKTPASKRRKKPTVKKAVKRKVTPVSPDEPITTPAKEDESLESMDRTDNSITEIHAQMLEDALASTKKPETEKSPTKTPTKGKTPAKEVDEDDKKQGSKIYVKITPRKKTPAKVSPKRRLSKGEKSAKKRRTSSPRKRQVVEKEEVKETEVVAVVEDKVVVVEVVEKTTVVEVKQIKEPESIEEVAPVPEPIPEPKSEAQPEPEPETPVKVDESSLSQVEETPPEPVPKPVKDHPKLLAKKSSAEYVRKEQEQSASAANTTSDSLETPPEKAPSVTAVDCSFGTSLFLETPFKADLASIPITPRFLMPNQIENTPLVKIVREGMEANSSIKKSGDIHTPNFPITPGLISTPKSINSVSPHSVGGTGGFSSRRTDYSSGSSYYKPDESEDLDKNIEAMLHGERRKQQPEVGEVSLEKQMEEEPPPQPEVAPNPESSPQKDEDHEANVSVSSSDSSSSSGSSSESSSSDASSPENTPVKEQPVFSMPSPVKTSTLYLNAAEARRQQQAELEAKKQRTIARMKNAKPAPLKKTERKFVAPPGFKSRKVIVARKEPVPKVAPPPVPPMRLAPSASSKRKNPTPRKVVLLEKILPVIPKKHSPKRKPEVIRKSPRSLIPITEQDVQRILTPRKDQIIEGTYESENLSRLRCTPDIPDLDPDRKPVYAFQSPERVVIAESDKSKGTPDSNKENLSLEEAKAPDPPQQVPKPEVMSESEDDEDFAYNECSMGSCYDDSECKSFVRLEYNDKKGQTSGRRSVEVLPMKKFNIVMEDRRICLETQDPILLFEESPKKLSSPAASPLKKDSFSKTSRSGSAKKSTKSSSKPLEPPAPVTSVPSTPSIKAKIKVVSGFVRDSSRPRSNIRAAARLQAAKQFRQQQQQREALAAAAVRKQKPDVVPSVLVGKSKTKPVPAASSVEESSAAASKELPVSPSPKMPLKLDMKKKQQQQYQEEQQRRRASSTEEPQSGNTESVVAVADVPKTENEVKETAPTDGGAGAKEVEGEFAIDVILTHIHG